A single region of the Undibacterium piscinae genome encodes:
- the gspE gene encoding type II secretion system ATPase GspE: protein MLENRLLPYAFARDYSVLASRDTDGDAAQIELTVSKETNPQAITEAGRRFGRVRLKVIPHAELLDVIAKAYAGSGGDAADVVGEVESDLDLAKLMQEMPAIEDLLESADDAPVIRMINALLTQALREGASDIHIEPFEQISVVRFRVDGALRDVVRPKKAIHASLISRIKIMAQLDIAEKRLPQDGRITLRIGGKPVDVRVSTLPTGHGERAVLRLLDKEAGKLDLSNLGMSEDVLRQFDKLIAQPHGIVLVTGPTGSGKTTTLYAALSRVNAGTTNILTVEDPIEYELAGVGQTQVNAKIDMTFAKALRAILRQDPDVIMIGEIRDLETAQIAVQASLTGHLVLATLHTNDSAAAVTRLLDMGIEPFLLSSSLLGVVAQRLVRKLCSHCKRYDGERWHAEGCEHCGHTGYQGRVGVYELLHTTDAIRSQIHHQAAEADIRLAAQADGMRTMREDGERWLTAGVTTQEEVLRVTKA from the coding sequence ATGTTAGAAAACCGCTTATTGCCTTACGCCTTTGCGCGTGACTATTCTGTTCTCGCTAGCCGGGATACTGACGGTGATGCCGCTCAGATAGAGTTGACGGTATCAAAAGAGACTAATCCACAGGCGATCACCGAGGCAGGGCGTCGTTTCGGCCGGGTCAGACTTAAGGTGATTCCTCACGCTGAGTTACTGGACGTGATTGCCAAAGCCTATGCTGGCTCCGGCGGAGATGCTGCCGATGTGGTCGGTGAGGTTGAGTCCGATCTTGATCTGGCCAAGCTGATGCAGGAAATGCCGGCGATTGAAGATTTGCTGGAATCGGCTGATGATGCCCCGGTGATACGCATGATCAATGCCTTGCTGACGCAGGCGTTGCGTGAAGGTGCGTCGGATATTCATATCGAACCGTTTGAGCAAATCTCGGTGGTGCGTTTTCGTGTCGATGGTGCCTTGCGTGATGTCGTCAGGCCCAAGAAAGCAATCCACGCCTCTTTGATCTCACGTATCAAGATCATGGCGCAGCTCGATATTGCGGAGAAACGCTTGCCGCAGGACGGCCGGATTACCCTACGAATTGGTGGCAAACCGGTGGATGTGCGGGTTTCGACCTTGCCTACCGGACATGGCGAGCGCGCGGTATTACGTCTGCTCGATAAAGAGGCGGGTAAGCTTGATCTGAGTAATCTGGGGATGAGTGAAGATGTGTTGCGGCAGTTTGATAAGCTGATCGCGCAACCGCACGGTATCGTGTTAGTGACCGGTCCGACCGGATCAGGGAAAACCACTACTTTGTACGCCGCCTTATCTCGTGTCAATGCCGGTACCACCAATATTCTGACGGTCGAAGATCCTATCGAATATGAGTTGGCCGGAGTAGGGCAGACTCAGGTGAATGCCAAGATAGACATGACTTTTGCCAAGGCCTTACGTGCAATTTTGCGTCAGGATCCGGATGTCATCATGATAGGTGAAATCCGTGACCTGGAAACTGCGCAGATCGCGGTACAGGCATCGCTGACCGGGCATCTGGTGTTGGCAACCTTGCATACCAATGATTCCGCTGCAGCGGTGACGCGTTTGTTGGATATGGGAATTGAGCCTTTTCTGCTGTCGTCTTCACTACTCGGTGTGGTCGCGCAGCGCCTGGTCAGGAAGCTATGTAGTCATTGCAAACGCTACGATGGCGAACGCTGGCATGCCGAAGGCTGCGAGCATTGTGGCCATACCGGCTATCAGGGCCGGGTCGGCGTCTATGAATTGCTGCATACCACGGACGCGATTCGTTCGCAAATTCATCATCAGGCTGCTGAAGCGGACATTCGCCTGGCTGCGCAAGCGGATGGCATGCGCACCATGCGTGAAGATGGCGAGCGTTGGCTGACTGCCGGAGTTACGACGCAAGAAGAGGTTTTGCGCGTAACTAAAGCATAG
- the gspD gene encoding type II secretion system secretin GspD, translating into MNASVQRALRWRRLPGIALLSVSCICSTMPNAYAQDPTQNAAALNFVGADIESVVKAIGHYTGNTFIIDPRVKGQINLVSEKPLTKEQAFKLLASTLRLQGYAIVTADGYTKVVPEADAKLQAGPTQVSTVKGDQIATQIYRLNYESANNIVTVLRPLISPNNTINANPGNNSIVITDYADNLKRMGKIIASLDVPANNDLDVVPIKHAIASDIATMVQRLTENAQAGSDAGRTVLLADSRTNSVLVKAPSAARANLIKSLIEKLDQPTNLPGNVHVVYLKNAEAVKLAQTLRSIISSDSALPSSASGTSSLSAANASNAAQAKDGAGNLGTAISGMGITSGSGSSASSGSQSSGSGGGFIQADAATNTLIITASEAVYRNLRGVIEQLDARRAQVYVEALIVEVSADNQLDFGIQWLGATGDKDSNYRLAGGTAFNTAGNNLLNLAAGNKTTLGSVLPGNGMTVGLFKQIGGQLGLGALAHVMAKDGTSNVLSIPTLLTLDNEEAKIIVGKNVPFLTGSYAQPTAGTPNANPFQTIERKDVGIKLTIKPQISEGGTVKLAIYQEVSSVLSDSTSGPITRQRAISTNVLVDDGDIIALGGLIENSSDDGVEKVPLLGDIPFVGSLFKYETKKLGKTNLMVFLRPTVIRNADQATNVSLDRYDYLKKQYGLSKDNGESDFSLQMEKGKLVNPNVKEPSGKSKTDVTGVK; encoded by the coding sequence ATGAATGCCTCAGTGCAGCGCGCCTTGCGATGGCGTCGACTGCCGGGTATTGCTCTGTTGAGCGTTAGTTGCATATGCTCGACGATGCCAAATGCCTATGCTCAGGATCCGACGCAAAATGCTGCGGCATTGAATTTTGTCGGTGCGGACATAGAGTCTGTGGTGAAGGCGATAGGTCACTATACCGGTAACACTTTCATCATTGATCCGCGCGTCAAAGGGCAGATTAATCTGGTCTCTGAAAAGCCGCTGACCAAAGAACAGGCATTTAAGTTGCTAGCCTCGACTTTGCGACTGCAAGGCTACGCGATTGTCACGGCCGATGGGTACACCAAGGTGGTGCCGGAAGCTGATGCGAAATTACAGGCTGGGCCTACCCAGGTCAGTACGGTAAAAGGTGATCAGATCGCCACACAGATTTATCGTTTGAATTACGAATCGGCCAATAATATCGTTACCGTATTGCGTCCGCTGATTTCACCGAATAATACGATCAATGCTAATCCCGGGAATAATTCCATTGTCATTACTGACTATGCGGATAATCTCAAGCGCATGGGGAAAATTATTGCCTCGCTAGATGTGCCTGCTAATAATGATCTTGATGTGGTACCAATCAAGCATGCGATCGCCAGCGATATTGCCACCATGGTACAGCGCTTGACTGAGAATGCGCAGGCGGGAAGTGATGCTGGCCGGACGGTACTGCTTGCCGATTCGCGGACCAATTCTGTGCTGGTTAAAGCACCCTCTGCAGCGAGAGCGAATCTGATCAAATCTTTGATCGAAAAGCTGGATCAGCCAACTAACTTGCCAGGCAATGTACACGTGGTGTATCTGAAGAATGCGGAAGCGGTAAAGTTAGCCCAGACTCTACGTTCCATCATCAGTTCTGATAGCGCATTGCCTAGCAGTGCCAGCGGAACCTCCTCACTTTCTGCTGCAAACGCTAGCAATGCCGCACAGGCCAAAGATGGGGCTGGTAATCTCGGTACGGCCATCTCCGGTATGGGGATTACAAGCGGTTCAGGCTCTAGTGCATCAAGCGGTTCCCAGTCTTCTGGTAGTGGCGGTGGCTTTATTCAAGCCGATGCAGCTACCAATACCTTGATCATTACTGCCAGTGAGGCGGTTTACCGCAATTTACGCGGTGTGATTGAACAACTTGATGCGCGTCGCGCACAGGTGTATGTCGAGGCCTTGATCGTTGAGGTGTCGGCTGATAATCAACTTGATTTTGGTATTCAGTGGCTAGGTGCTACCGGTGATAAAGACAGTAATTACCGTTTGGCCGGAGGTACTGCGTTTAACACCGCCGGAAACAATCTGTTGAACTTGGCTGCTGGCAATAAAACCACATTGGGTTCGGTTTTGCCGGGGAATGGTATGACGGTAGGATTGTTTAAGCAAATCGGCGGCCAGCTAGGCTTGGGTGCGCTGGCACATGTGATGGCCAAGGACGGCACCAGTAATGTGTTATCGATCCCAACTCTGCTGACGCTGGACAATGAGGAAGCAAAAATCATCGTCGGTAAAAATGTGCCATTTCTTACCGGATCTTATGCCCAGCCTACCGCCGGAACACCCAATGCCAATCCATTTCAGACCATAGAGCGCAAGGATGTTGGTATTAAGTTGACGATTAAGCCGCAGATTTCCGAGGGAGGCACCGTCAAGCTGGCAATTTATCAGGAAGTATCCAGTGTGCTGAGTGATTCGACATCCGGCCCGATTACCCGGCAGCGCGCAATTTCTACCAATGTACTGGTAGATGACGGTGACATTATCGCCCTGGGCGGCTTGATAGAAAACTCATCAGATGACGGCGTGGAGAAAGTGCCTCTGCTTGGTGATATCCCTTTTGTCGGTAGTCTGTTTAAGTATGAGACTAAAAAACTCGGGAAGACCAATTTAATGGTGTTTTTACGGCCCACCGTGATCAGAAATGCCGATCAAGCCACGAATGTGTCCCTGGATCGGTACGATTACCTGAAAAAACAATATGGGCTGAGCAAAGATAATGGAGAGTCCGATTTTTCACTGCAAATGGAGAAGGGAAAGCTGGTAAATCCAAACGTCAAGGAACCTTCCGGAAAATCAAAAACTGACGTTACAGGTGTGAAGTAA